A single window of Desulfovibrio psychrotolerans DNA harbors:
- a CDS encoding glycosyltransferase family 2 protein — translation MMTEVLFWVCALLLVYVFAGYPAVLHLAGRVLPRRSVRQPHDSEPRVAVIVSVYNEVRVIEAKIRNFLELEYPPDRLELVVVSDGSTDGTDDVVRACSDARVRLLVQPRNMGKTVALNRAVAETDAEILLFTDANSMLDSGAVRHLVAEFADPMVGLASGTTMYTAAGGDGMYRRYEDMLKRMESRLFGIVGADGAIYAMRRALYEALDPALINDLLHPIQVVLAGRLPVQCEGAFCTEETPGTGGNEYRRQRRIMTQSWLVVLTCAGALARAGKWGFLWQVVSHKVLRWLVLPLMAAIFALNVPLAAASPLYGAVLFMQGLFYACAITFRNADNGMLKLPYLFLLMHASGVTGLVRCLRGETVVRWAPRAQ, via the coding sequence ATGATGACGGAAGTGTTGTTCTGGGTGTGCGCCCTGTTACTTGTGTATGTGTTTGCCGGGTATCCCGCCGTGCTGCATCTTGCCGGGCGTGTTTTGCCTCGCCGCAGTGTGCGGCAGCCGCATGACAGCGAGCCCCGCGTGGCGGTGATTGTGTCTGTGTATAACGAAGTGCGTGTCATAGAGGCGAAAATACGGAATTTTTTGGAACTGGAGTATCCGCCCGACAGGCTGGAGCTTGTTGTGGTTTCGGACGGCAGTACGGACGGAACGGACGATGTGGTTCGGGCATGCTCCGATGCGCGGGTGCGTCTGCTCGTGCAGCCCCGCAACATGGGCAAGACCGTGGCTCTGAACCGCGCTGTGGCTGAGACGGATGCCGAGATACTGCTGTTCACCGATGCCAACTCCATGCTGGATTCCGGCGCGGTGCGGCATCTGGTGGCGGAGTTCGCGGACCCCATGGTGGGACTGGCGAGCGGCACCACCATGTACACGGCGGCGGGCGGTGACGGAATGTACCGCCGTTACGAAGACATGCTCAAACGCATGGAGTCCCGCCTGTTCGGCATTGTGGGTGCTGACGGTGCCATCTACGCCATGCGCAGAGCGTTGTACGAGGCGCTGGACCCTGCGCTTATCAACGACCTGCTGCACCCCATACAGGTGGTACTGGCGGGCAGGCTGCCCGTGCAGTGCGAGGGGGCTTTCTGCACCGAGGAAACGCCGGGAACCGGCGGGAACGAATACCGGCGACAAAGACGCATCATGACGCAATCGTGGCTGGTGGTGCTGACCTGCGCCGGTGCGCTTGCCCGTGCGGGAAAGTGGGGCTTTCTCTGGCAGGTTGTGTCGCACAAGGTGCTGCGGTGGCTGGTTCTGCCGCTGATGGCTGCCATTTTTGCGCTGAATGTCCCGCTTGCCGCTGCATCGCCCCTGTATGGTGCGGTGTTGTTCATGCAGGGGCTGTTTTATGCCTGCGCCATTACGTTTCGCAATGCGGACAACGGGATGCTGAAGCTGCCGTATCTGTTTCTGCTTATGCATGCGAGCGGCGTGACGGGGCTGGTACGATGTCTGCGCGGTGAAACTGTTGTGCGATGGGCGCCCAGAGCGCAGTAG
- a CDS encoding ABC transporter ATP-binding protein, translating into MPARKLLDILSRSERRTVVLLLMLQMAVAVFEVMGLASVMPLLALVGDPGIIQENRWVNMAYGMLGAESEKQFIMYCGIFSLGMLLVSNAVRFAVTWAMLRFTHMTNYTLSKRMFRMYILQPYRFFFDHNSSDIIKNVLGEVASVCCYVLQNAMIILSRCAIVIAIMIFMIFINPLVSLAVFVCFGGSYVLAYVLTRRVMERVSKKRLEATERRFRIAGETFRSIKEVKAANRELFFYDKFADASESFARQCTVNEVVAMSPRYSLEVVAYGAMVVLVMVFFISGWNIGHILPLLGVYALGGMKMMPALQQVFAGMTNIRFYLPALDLLHSDFSRFKVDEAEQEAHAGAVSFEREIRFEDVSFAYAQEAGPVLDGLNMIIGRNRMVGIVGTTGAGKTTAIDMLLGLLAPDSGRLLVDGVPIDTGNIRAWRRHIGYVPQVINLLDDSVKMNIALGVPASEVDEARLVNAAKAASIHEHVMQNMPDGYDTVIGEQGVCLSGGQRQRIGIARALYQGADVLVLDEATSALDADTERKVMESIAGLAGEMTIVIIAHRLSTLEKCDTIFVFENGKASPVGTYADLCARNGLFTGRDPVAERMADTAVPAAADLRGAC; encoded by the coding sequence ATGCCCGCCAGAAAATTGCTGGATATTCTGAGCCGGTCGGAAAGACGCACCGTTGTGCTGTTGCTGATGCTGCAGATGGCGGTTGCCGTCTTTGAGGTGATGGGGCTTGCCTCGGTCATGCCGCTTCTGGCGCTGGTGGGCGACCCCGGCATCATTCAGGAGAACCGCTGGGTAAATATGGCCTATGGAATGCTCGGCGCCGAGAGCGAAAAACAATTCATCATGTACTGCGGAATATTCTCGCTGGGCATGCTGCTGGTCTCCAATGCTGTCCGGTTTGCTGTGACGTGGGCAATGCTGCGGTTCACGCATATGACCAACTACACACTCTCGAAGCGCATGTTCAGGATGTATATTCTGCAACCGTACAGATTCTTTTTTGATCATAACTCAAGCGACATCATCAAGAACGTGCTGGGTGAGGTGGCATCCGTATGCTGTTATGTTCTGCAGAATGCCATGATCATACTCTCACGTTGCGCCATAGTCATTGCGATAATGATCTTTATGATCTTCATAAACCCGTTGGTTTCGCTGGCGGTGTTTGTGTGTTTTGGCGGAAGTTATGTTCTTGCCTATGTTCTTACGCGGCGTGTCATGGAGCGTGTCTCCAAAAAAAGACTGGAGGCAACGGAGCGCAGGTTCCGTATTGCCGGTGAAACATTCAGAAGCATCAAGGAAGTGAAGGCCGCGAACCGCGAACTGTTTTTTTATGACAAGTTTGCAGATGCTTCGGAATCATTTGCACGGCAGTGCACGGTAAACGAGGTGGTTGCCATGAGCCCGCGCTACAGCCTTGAGGTGGTGGCATACGGAGCCATGGTGGTACTTGTTATGGTGTTCTTCATATCTGGTTGGAACATAGGCCATATTCTGCCGCTTCTGGGGGTGTATGCGCTGGGGGGCATGAAGATGATGCCCGCGTTGCAGCAGGTGTTTGCGGGCATGACGAACATACGGTTCTATCTGCCCGCCCTGGACCTGCTGCACAGTGACTTCAGCCGCTTTAAGGTGGATGAAGCGGAACAGGAAGCCCATGCCGGTGCAGTTTCCTTTGAGCGGGAAATCCGGTTCGAGGATGTGTCGTTCGCCTACGCGCAGGAAGCCGGACCGGTGCTGGACGGGCTGAATATGATCATCGGCAGGAACAGGATGGTCGGCATTGTGGGGACGACCGGGGCGGGCAAGACCACCGCCATAGATATGCTGCTGGGGCTTCTTGCGCCGGACAGCGGCAGGCTTCTTGTGGACGGCGTTCCTATCGATACCGGGAACATCCGGGCATGGCGCAGGCATATAGGCTATGTGCCGCAGGTCATCAATCTTCTGGATGACTCCGTAAAGATGAACATAGCCCTTGGGGTGCCCGCATCAGAGGTGGATGAGGCGCGGTTGGTGAACGCAGCCAAGGCGGCCAGTATTCATGAGCATGTGATGCAGAACATGCCCGACGGGTACGATACGGTCATCGGCGAGCAGGGGGTGTGTCTTTCCGGCGGTCAGCGGCAGCGGATAGGCATTGCGAGGGCACTGTATCAGGGGGCCGATGTGCTTGTGCTTGATGAGGCCACCAGTGCCCTTGATGCTGATACGGAGCGCAAGGTCATGGAATCCATTGCCGGACTGGCCGGGGAGATGACCATTGTGATTATTGCGCACAGGCTGAGCACCCTTGAGAAGTGCGATACGATTTTTGTTTTTGAGAACGGCAAGGCCAGTCCGGTGGGGACCTATGCGGATTTATGCGCCCGTAACGGGCTGTTTACGGGGCGCGACCCCGTTGCAGAACGTATGGCGGATACGGCGGTTCCGGCTGCGGCCGACCTGCGGGGAGCGTGCTGA
- a CDS encoding O-antigen ligase family protein, whose protein sequence is MISETRGPVDTAVSVRRAGIRSSCSLTGITLLAVMALPRLHEMVPYLVYADPGKLVILLCLFCILTSKGAVRVPWRRLPQVRLYVLFVIWLFISATMGVWPSASIAGGVSFLKNMVFFLLFMKSIDSMNDLYKVVRVLLLGMLVFSTSIIARASMGRADAGGYTLDPNEGALLIAVLMPFLYYFFRGERGFFRMAFLFGMVLGAGAVLCTGSRGGVIALCVVLSYAYLVDSGMFLKKILLIAVTVSAVFLFMPDGIRERFDRLGDTEQDYNLTHKHGRMMVWERAMSLVEENPVFGVGMHNFIFVESEVNNQSRGVVTHNFILQVATELGIPGALILLSIFAVSWRQARRMRAQVRRTPNNMRAYALLSGLECAWLAFFIGGQFLSVAFSSQIIFMASCSTLVWKCHLRGDFRVPAQQRKAADA, encoded by the coding sequence ATGATCAGCGAGACCCGGGGGCCTGTTGATACGGCGGTATCGGTGCGGCGGGCTGGCATACGCAGTAGTTGTTCGCTGACGGGCATAACCCTGCTGGCGGTTATGGCGTTGCCCAGACTGCACGAGATGGTGCCGTATCTGGTGTATGCGGACCCGGGCAAGTTGGTGATTCTGCTTTGTCTGTTCTGCATCCTCACATCCAAGGGGGCGGTGCGCGTGCCGTGGCGGCGGTTGCCGCAGGTGCGCCTGTATGTCCTCTTTGTCATCTGGCTGTTCATTTCTGCCACGATGGGGGTATGGCCCAGTGCCAGCATTGCCGGGGGTGTGTCGTTTCTGAAGAATATGGTGTTTTTTCTGCTGTTCATGAAAAGTATTGATAGCATGAACGACCTGTACAAGGTGGTTCGCGTGCTCCTGCTGGGCATGCTCGTGTTCAGCACGTCCATTATAGCCAGAGCGTCCATGGGCAGGGCTGATGCCGGAGGCTACACGCTGGACCCTAACGAGGGTGCTCTGCTTATCGCCGTGCTCATGCCGTTTCTCTATTACTTTTTCAGGGGGGAGCGGGGTTTCTTCCGCATGGCGTTTCTGTTCGGCATGGTTTTGGGGGCGGGAGCGGTGCTTTGTACAGGGTCACGTGGCGGAGTTATCGCGCTGTGTGTGGTGCTGAGCTACGCCTATCTTGTCGACAGCGGCATGTTTCTGAAAAAGATTCTGCTCATTGCCGTCACGGTTTCTGCCGTGTTTCTGTTCATGCCCGACGGTATACGGGAGCGGTTTGACCGGCTTGGAGACACGGAGCAGGACTACAACCTGACCCACAAGCACGGGCGCATGATGGTATGGGAGCGGGCCATGTCCCTCGTCGAGGAGAATCCGGTTTTCGGGGTGGGCATGCACAATTTTATCTTTGTGGAATCGGAGGTGAACAACCAGAGCAGGGGGGTGGTGACGCACAACTTCATCCTGCAGGTTGCGACAGAACTGGGTATTCCGGGAGCCCTGATTCTGCTGTCCATCTTCGCTGTGTCGTGGCGGCAGGCAAGGCGGATGCGGGCACAGGTGCGGCGCACGCCGAACAACATGCGGGCATATGCGCTGCTTTCCGGCCTTGAATGCGCGTGGCTCGCCTTTTTCATAGGCGGGCAGTTCTTATCCGTTGCCTTCAGCTCGCAGATCATTTTCATGGCCTCGTGCTCCACGCTTGTATGGAAATGTCACCTGCGCGGGGATTTCCGCGTGCCTGCGCAGCAAAGGAAGGCTGCCGATGCGTAA
- a CDS encoding GNAT family N-acetyltransferase codes for MRNVWRRVVHSLGHLGESVRSQYGGGLRGYCKFVYYSCLRVNRFCVYAVHLADIGKDGAFSVNGYEFAELHPDELDVYRSATQGLPKEFYTDRMHEVSGCHAVLKNGEIVYLHWLYYEGGHSRFLRIGSRVAEIGYIVTLPEHRRKGICSAALAEAFRRLRGLGVEKVCTVVHWDNVASRKAMQHSGMVEEAQVLALGPFNMRTRAEV; via the coding sequence ATGCGTAATGTATGGCGACGTGTCGTCCATTCGCTGGGGCACCTTGGCGAGTCGGTCCGGTCGCAGTATGGCGGCGGGCTGCGCGGGTATTGTAAATTTGTCTATTACAGTTGCCTGAGGGTTAACAGGTTCTGCGTGTATGCGGTGCACCTGGCAGACATAGGAAAGGACGGGGCATTTAGCGTGAACGGATATGAATTTGCGGAACTGCATCCTGATGAACTGGATGTCTACAGGTCTGCAACACAGGGCCTTCCCAAGGAATTTTACACCGACCGTATGCACGAGGTCTCCGGTTGCCATGCGGTGCTGAAGAACGGAGAGATCGTCTACCTGCACTGGCTGTACTATGAGGGCGGCCACAGCCGTTTTCTGCGGATAGGCAGCCGTGTGGCGGAGATAGGGTATATTGTCACGCTTCCGGAACATCGCCGCAAGGGCATATGCTCCGCTGCGCTGGCGGAGGCATTCCGGCGTCTGCGCGGTCTGGGTGTGGAGAAGGTATGTACGGTGGTGCATTGGGACAATGTGGCTTCGCGAAAGGCCATGCAGCATTCCGGTATGGTTGAGGAGGCTCAGGTTCTCGCTCTGGGACCGTTCAACATGCGCACGCGGGCGGAGGTGTGA
- a CDS encoding glycosyltransferase: MSGILMLAGRVPYPLDDGWKLRTFHLLRALASGSRPVDMVVFGEPGHSGCPEVLQALCRDVVVVPRVKAYAASDLLCGLVLPTPFSVLNYGDAEFARAVRELAGRNAYDLALVEDIVMAQYAPLVKGARRFLDMHNVESDLMARFAANCDNIFKRVYASVTAAKLGRYEQRTAEGFDAVFVCSAEDRALLERNGIRVPVHVVPNGVDCALHARNGSDREPMSLVFVGSMDYHANISGVEYFHAQVLPLLRERHPDLTVYVVGKNPPDRIRAMGGKGVVVTGAVDDVRPYLHRAAVSIVPLLVGGGTRLKILEAMAAGVPVVSTSLGAEGIGAVHGRDILIGDTARSFADAVSTLLGNPAEGERLALMGREFVRQRFDWSVVGQTLRHVVEQACGGAA, translated from the coding sequence ATGTCCGGCATACTGATGCTTGCGGGCCGCGTGCCCTATCCTCTTGACGATGGATGGAAGCTGCGAACCTTTCATCTTCTCCGGGCACTGGCGTCCGGGAGCAGGCCTGTGGATATGGTTGTCTTCGGGGAACCCGGCCATTCCGGCTGCCCGGAGGTGCTGCAGGCCCTGTGCAGGGACGTTGTGGTGGTGCCCCGTGTGAAAGCGTACGCGGCATCGGACCTGCTGTGCGGCCTTGTGCTGCCCACGCCGTTTTCCGTGCTGAACTATGGCGATGCGGAGTTTGCCCGCGCTGTCCGGGAGCTTGCAGGGCGCAACGCGTATGATCTGGCACTGGTGGAGGATATCGTCATGGCGCAGTACGCGCCGCTTGTGAAAGGGGCCCGGCGGTTTCTGGATATGCACAATGTGGAATCCGACCTGATGGCCCGTTTTGCCGCAAACTGCGATAATATTTTCAAACGGGTATACGCATCCGTTACCGCTGCCAAGCTGGGAAGGTATGAGCAGCGCACGGCAGAGGGCTTTGATGCGGTTTTTGTCTGCTCGGCGGAAGACAGGGCATTACTTGAACGCAACGGAATCCGGGTGCCGGTTCATGTGGTGCCCAACGGTGTGGACTGCGCCCTGCATGCACGTAACGGAAGCGACAGGGAGCCGATGAGCCTCGTTTTTGTGGGCAGCATGGATTATCACGCAAACATTTCCGGCGTGGAGTATTTCCATGCGCAGGTGCTGCCCCTGCTGCGGGAACGGCATCCTGACCTTACGGTGTATGTTGTGGGCAAGAACCCGCCCGACCGCATCCGTGCCATGGGGGGCAAGGGGGTTGTGGTCACGGGGGCTGTGGACGATGTGCGCCCTTACCTGCACAGGGCGGCTGTTTCCATAGTGCCTCTGCTTGTGGGCGGCGGAACGCGGCTGAAGATTCTGGAAGCCATGGCGGCGGGAGTGCCGGTGGTATCGACCTCGCTGGGGGCGGAAGGGATTGGGGCGGTGCATGGCCGCGACATTCTTATCGGCGATACGGCCCGGTCTTTTGCAGACGCTGTTTCAACACTTCTGGGCAATCCTGCGGAAGGAGAGCGCCTTGCCCTTATGGGGCGGGAGTTTGTCCGGCAACGGTTTGACTGGAGCGTTGTGGGGCAGACGTTGCGCCATGTTGTGGAACAGGCGTGCGGAGGTGCCGCATGA
- a CDS encoding glycosyltransferase family 4 protein: MSGTADTNGYAGKLGTGDETGAAGTGRPLRVLFISYYIDDPSVPGFAPKYALLSERWRGDVLHLAPAYAECGAGNFVFRGCAYHRGSVLLRQWRYLLFCLRHARRHGTYDLVISYDPMICGLISLLVKRMVGAKLLVEVNTDHFYRPEAERESLKARVMRWVKTGMMRLSFAGADAVKFINSRLAEDYGHRFGRLRPGRAGGPVCDSFFSFIGTQAFGPDAAAEGRVILTVGHPYWVKGVDVLIRAFNRIAPLYPDVRLKIIGMCPDLAAYQSMVGDAARVEFLPGISHREIVPYFQQCLFYVLASRTESMGRVMIEAMACGKAVVGARVGGVPDVIADGETGLLFRSEDDADLASKMAMLLDDPALCRRMGEAGLHRCGTEFTPERYTERYFWFADRILARGGEGA; this comes from the coding sequence ATGAGCGGGACCGCCGATACAAATGGTTATGCCGGCAAGCTTGGCACCGGCGATGAGACGGGCGCTGCCGGTACGGGCAGGCCGCTGCGGGTTCTGTTTATCAGCTATTACATTGATGATCCGTCCGTGCCCGGGTTTGCGCCCAAGTACGCATTGCTTTCTGAACGCTGGAGGGGCGATGTGCTGCATCTGGCGCCCGCCTATGCGGAGTGCGGAGCCGGCAACTTTGTCTTTCGCGGGTGTGCCTATCACCGGGGCAGCGTTTTGCTGCGCCAGTGGCGGTATCTGCTGTTCTGCCTGCGGCATGCGCGCAGGCACGGCACGTATGATCTTGTCATCAGTTATGATCCTATGATCTGCGGCCTCATCAGCCTGCTGGTAAAGCGTATGGTCGGGGCAAAGCTGCTGGTGGAGGTGAATACCGACCATTTCTACCGGCCGGAAGCAGAACGGGAAAGCCTGAAGGCGCGCGTCATGCGATGGGTCAAAACAGGCATGATGCGGTTGAGCTTTGCAGGAGCGGACGCTGTAAAGTTCATTAACTCCCGGCTTGCGGAAGACTACGGACATCGGTTCGGTCGTCTGCGTCCGGGCAGGGCAGGCGGGCCTGTGTGTGACTCCTTTTTTTCCTTTATTGGCACGCAGGCGTTTGGACCGGATGCAGCCGCTGAGGGCAGAGTCATTCTTACGGTGGGGCATCCGTATTGGGTTAAGGGCGTGGATGTGCTCATCCGCGCGTTCAACAGAATAGCCCCGCTGTACCCGGACGTGCGGCTCAAGATCATCGGCATGTGCCCGGACCTTGCTGCGTATCAGTCAATGGTGGGCGATGCGGCCCGTGTGGAATTTCTGCCGGGCATCTCACACAGGGAAATCGTTCCCTATTTCCAGCAGTGCCTGTTCTACGTGCTGGCATCGCGCACGGAATCCATGGGCCGCGTGATGATTGAGGCCATGGCGTGCGGCAAGGCCGTGGTGGGCGCACGGGTGGGCGGTGTGCCCGATGTGATTGCGGACGGCGAGACAGGTCTTCTGTTCCGCAGTGAGGATGACGCGGACCTTGCCAGCAAGATGGCGATGCTGCTCGACGACCCTGCCCTGTGCAGGCGCATGGGGGAAGCGGGCCTGCATCGGTGCGGCACGGAATTTACCCCGGAACGCTATACGGAGCGTTACTTCTGGTTTGCGGACCGCATTCTGGCGCGCGGCGGGGAGGGGGCATGA
- a CDS encoding glycosyltransferase family 4 protein, with protein sequence MRKARPTAGMASSIVHMSFSGDFGGREKVAASLHRATYRAGYDCRLYMVVEERVGATGNANLFRSLGDDTARMRFFRTGSRFSVRLLMELRRKLQEDGVRLVHCHCYKSLFYALLLRECGLADIAVVYTLHGLVLRPGWISSFIRLVQHVGLRLCDGVVGCSEEILRAHVSDSAGDRATAIINAIECPAEYADIAARRAAARERLMERFGLCGNRPVVINVGRLCPQKNFPLYLRLVARDVERNGGEPGAHYLLLGNGALETELKEEARRLGVERHVVFTGFVAEMDQVFTGADLLVQTSIWEGTPMCLLEAQSYGLPAVVPDVGGNGAVVADGENGALYPVGDMDALAVRVDAYLADAPLRERHGQAAHMNVRTRFDMESWVRRHVDFYNRLGALVPAGRTA encoded by the coding sequence ATGAGGAAAGCAAGGCCGACCGCAGGAATGGCATCTTCCATTGTGCATATGAGCTTTTCCGGCGATTTCGGCGGGCGTGAGAAGGTGGCCGCCAGCCTGCACAGGGCAACGTACAGGGCAGGATACGATTGCCGTCTGTATATGGTGGTGGAAGAGCGCGTGGGAGCCACGGGCAATGCCAACCTCTTCCGTTCGCTGGGGGACGACACGGCCCGCATGCGATTTTTCAGAACCGGTTCACGGTTTTCGGTGCGTCTGCTCATGGAGTTGCGGCGGAAGCTGCAGGAAGACGGCGTGCGGCTTGTGCACTGCCATTGCTACAAATCCCTGTTCTACGCGCTGCTGCTGCGCGAGTGCGGACTGGCGGATATTGCCGTGGTGTATACCCTGCATGGCCTGGTTCTGCGGCCGGGGTGGATATCTTCGTTTATCCGGCTGGTGCAGCATGTGGGGCTGCGCCTGTGCGACGGCGTGGTGGGATGCTCGGAAGAGATTCTCCGGGCGCACGTATCGGACAGTGCCGGAGACCGGGCGACTGCCATTATCAACGCCATTGAGTGCCCTGCGGAATACGCTGACATTGCTGCGCGGCGTGCCGCAGCAAGAGAAAGGCTGATGGAACGGTTCGGCCTTTGCGGGAACAGGCCCGTGGTGATTAACGTGGGCAGGCTGTGCCCGCAGAAGAATTTCCCCCTCTACCTCCGGCTGGTGGCCCGCGATGTGGAGCGCAACGGGGGCGAACCCGGTGCGCACTATCTGCTGCTGGGCAACGGTGCGCTGGAGACGGAACTGAAGGAAGAGGCAAGGCGGCTCGGCGTGGAACGGCACGTGGTCTTCACGGGCTTTGTGGCCGAGATGGATCAGGTGTTTACCGGAGCCGACCTGCTTGTGCAGACCTCGATATGGGAGGGAACGCCCATGTGCCTGCTGGAGGCGCAGTCGTACGGGCTTCCTGCGGTTGTGCCGGACGTGGGCGGCAACGGTGCCGTGGTTGCGGACGGAGAGAACGGTGCCCTGTACCCCGTGGGAGACATGGACGCCCTTGCCGTCCGGGTGGATGCGTATCTTGCGGATGCACCTCTGCGGGAAAGGCATGGGCAGGCGGCGCATATGAACGTGCGTACGCGGTTTGACATGGAAAGCTGGGTGCGCCGCCACGTGGACTTTTACAACCGGCTGGGCGCGCTCGTGCCCGCAGGGAGGACCGCATGA
- the pelF gene encoding GT4 family glycosyltransferase PelF has protein sequence MSQSSVPASPLRILHVVYSFGIGGSETVAREVALRLGEQGHANMVVALEHDGPLSGEFRSAGIAAHALNRGEGSMLGAMYRLFRLVREFRPHALHTHHMYMLFHAVPAAVLTRTPIVHTEHEFWSLDTAKGRLLMPFLARFCRWITAVNDETRLFMEQRLGLPGKSLVTVGNGIDIRRFSGTGALRRADLGLGDDDRVAVIVARLEPVKNHQMLLRAWQQVVREVAGAKLLVAGTGSLAEPLRDDAAALGLADSVYFLGPRRDVHEILPLADVAVLSSCDEGLPLFLLEAMAAGLPVVSTRVGGVPRLISEGENGHMVAEGDEQALARAVAGLLKDPSRASRMGMAGRRRVEAAYDLDAAVGRYLDLYRGGKL, from the coding sequence ATGAGCCAGTCATCCGTTCCTGCTTCTCCCCTGCGGATACTGCATGTGGTGTATTCCTTCGGGATAGGCGGCTCCGAGACCGTGGCCCGGGAGGTGGCCCTGCGGCTTGGCGAGCAGGGGCATGCGAACATGGTTGTGGCACTGGAGCATGACGGTCCGCTTTCCGGGGAATTCAGGTCGGCGGGTATTGCCGCGCACGCCCTGAACCGGGGGGAGGGGAGCATGTTGGGAGCCATGTACCGGCTCTTCAGGCTGGTCAGGGAATTCCGGCCCCACGCGCTCCATACCCACCACATGTACATGCTGTTTCATGCTGTTCCCGCCGCCGTGCTGACCCGCACGCCCATAGTGCACACCGAGCACGAATTCTGGTCGCTTGATACCGCCAAAGGGCGCCTGCTCATGCCTTTTCTGGCGCGGTTTTGCCGCTGGATTACCGCCGTGAACGACGAAACCCGTCTGTTCATGGAACAGCGGCTTGGTCTGCCCGGAAAATCGCTGGTTACCGTGGGTAACGGCATAGATATAAGGCGATTCTCCGGAACTGGCGCGCTGCGCCGGGCGGATTTGGGGTTGGGAGATGATGACCGGGTTGCCGTTATCGTAGCCCGGCTGGAGCCGGTGAAGAACCACCAGATGTTGCTGCGGGCATGGCAGCAGGTGGTGCGCGAGGTGGCGGGGGCGAAGCTGCTGGTGGCAGGCACGGGCAGCCTTGCAGAGCCATTGCGTGACGATGCAGCCGCCTTGGGTCTGGCGGACAGTGTGTATTTTCTCGGTCCCCGGCGAGATGTGCACGAGATTCTGCCGTTGGCGGATGTGGCGGTGCTTTCCTCGTGCGATGAGGGCCTGCCCCTGTTTCTGCTGGAGGCCATGGCCGCAGGGTTGCCTGTGGTTTCCACACGGGTGGGCGGAGTGCCCAGACTCATCAGCGAGGGGGAGAACGGACATATGGTTGCAGAGGGCGATGAACAGGCTCTGGCACGGGCTGTCGCCGGATTGCTGAAAGACCCTTCGCGTGCCTCGCGGATGGGAATGGCCGGTCGCAGGCGTGTGGAAGCCGCCTATGATCTGGATGCCGCAGTGGGGAGATATCTCGATTTGTACCGGGGAGGAAAACTGTGA